A single Cryptosporangium aurantiacum DNA region contains:
- a CDS encoding response regulator transcription factor produces the protein MRIVIGEDDALLREGLALLLKAEGLDVVATAGTADELLAAVDTHRPDVALVDVRMPPTHTDEGIKAAVEARRRHPGLAILVLSAYVEQAFATELLAGGSAGLGYLLKERVGRVEQFLDALRRVADGGTAIDPDVVTQLLVRTRTDPRLERLSPRERDVLALMAEGLGNTAIAERLVVTEGAVHKHIRSIFAKLDLPPDDQNDRRVTAVLRYLDHL, from the coding sequence GTGCGGATCGTGATCGGTGAGGACGACGCCCTGCTGCGCGAGGGGCTCGCCCTGCTGCTGAAAGCCGAGGGGCTGGACGTGGTGGCCACCGCTGGCACCGCGGACGAACTGCTGGCCGCCGTCGACACCCATCGTCCGGACGTCGCGCTGGTCGACGTCCGAATGCCCCCGACGCACACCGACGAGGGGATCAAGGCCGCAGTCGAGGCCCGCCGTCGCCATCCGGGGCTGGCCATTCTGGTGTTGTCGGCGTACGTCGAGCAGGCGTTCGCGACCGAGCTGCTGGCCGGCGGCAGCGCCGGCCTCGGTTACCTGCTGAAGGAGCGGGTCGGTCGGGTCGAGCAGTTCCTCGACGCCCTCCGCCGGGTGGCGGACGGCGGCACCGCGATCGACCCGGATGTCGTCACCCAGCTGCTGGTCCGGACCCGCACCGACCCGCGGCTGGAGCGGCTCAGCCCGCGCGAGCGGGACGTGCTCGCGCTGATGGCGGAGGGGCTGGGCAACACCGCGATCGCCGAGCGTCTCGTCGTCACCGAGGGCGCGGTGCACAAGCACATCCGCAGTATCTTCGCGAAGCTCGACCTG
- a CDS encoding nucleotidyltransferase domain-containing protein, whose protein sequence is MAERLMTVPGLVGVMLGGSRARGTHTDESDVDLGLYYRPPLDVAALGALARELSGPSAAVTAPGEWGPWVDGGGWLRVADTPVDWIYRDLDRVGTAWDDARAGRFHFHFQVGHPLGVPDFTYVGEVALGRVLADPSGALTRLRDAARDYPSALRRHVVARTLGEADFALMIARKGVGRGDTTYVAGCLFRVVGLCAHALHAHAGAWLINEKGAVDAAAALSVAPLDFAEAAHGVLACLGRTEIDLRAALHTADLLVDAVAATCGVPRGGASVAT, encoded by the coding sequence ATGGCAGAGCGGCTGATGACGGTGCCGGGCCTCGTCGGGGTGATGCTGGGCGGCAGTCGCGCCCGCGGCACCCACACCGACGAGTCGGACGTCGACCTCGGCCTGTATTACCGCCCACCGCTCGACGTCGCCGCGCTCGGTGCGCTCGCCCGTGAGCTGTCCGGGCCGAGCGCGGCGGTCACGGCGCCGGGCGAGTGGGGGCCGTGGGTCGACGGCGGCGGCTGGCTGCGCGTCGCCGACACCCCGGTCGACTGGATCTACCGGGACCTCGACCGGGTCGGCACCGCCTGGGACGACGCCCGCGCCGGCCGGTTCCACTTCCACTTCCAGGTCGGTCACCCGCTCGGCGTCCCGGACTTCACCTACGTCGGCGAGGTCGCGCTCGGGCGGGTGCTGGCGGACCCGTCCGGCGCGCTGACCCGGCTACGCGACGCCGCCCGCGACTACCCGTCCGCGCTGCGCCGCCACGTCGTCGCGCGCACGCTGGGGGAGGCCGACTTCGCGCTGATGATCGCGCGGAAGGGCGTCGGCCGCGGCGACACCACGTACGTCGCCGGCTGCCTGTTCCGGGTGGTGGGCCTCTGCGCACACGCGTTGCACGCGCACGCGGGTGCGTGGCTGATCAACGAAAAAGGCGCAGTGGACGCCGCTGCGGCGCTATCCGTCGCGCCGCTGGACTTCGCCGAGGCGGCCCACGGTGTGCTGGCCTGCCTCGGGCGCACCGAGATCGACCTGCGTGCGGCGCTACACACCGCGGACCTGCTGGTCGACGCGGTCGCCGCCACCTGCGGCGTCCCGCGCGGCGGGGCGTCAGTGGCGACGTAG
- a CDS encoding DedA family protein, whose protein sequence is METLLDGLLGLPAPLVVVFAALVLAGEPALLAGLVLPSVSTALGLGFLAYSGTLSLPVALATAAVAVLVGDTCGYLIGRRRTGHPAAGDVRRGFVQRRLDGALTRASALLGRHGGRAVFVARWVVGARTLVPRLAGAAGMTPGSFARYSVPAGLLWSGAYVGGGFLAGSSYQQVSAVAGQASLGLVTVAAALVAGILAGRRLGRHPELPAKLIARLAGARPWTGASTALLVVVLTLVGGMLTALVAVAVRAGGVPRLDQPVADALATHSDNALALAAEILLLSTPSYAVVAAAAVVVLLRPVRSRRQQGPIGLLASGGAVVPLVILGIVLNAAEGIARTDHLFAVQHAISTTAVVLATWTVARKRRSRLAKGSAWTFGITVLVLLAGDRVYVGWGTVSSTTAAMLIGLIWAGVFVAAWAAAPTHSAGAAGSGSGTPRTREQTASEHRDRAPAMHQAVVQVGQRLDLGAVLTRRSGPGASSTVQLEHGSDLLALLPKPASGRSGRLNLRAG, encoded by the coding sequence GTGGAGACCCTGCTGGACGGCCTGCTCGGCCTCCCTGCCCCCCTCGTCGTGGTGTTCGCCGCGCTCGTGCTCGCCGGGGAACCGGCTCTGCTCGCCGGGCTCGTGCTGCCGAGCGTCTCGACCGCGCTCGGCCTGGGGTTCCTCGCCTACAGCGGCACGCTGAGCCTCCCGGTCGCGCTGGCCACGGCCGCTGTCGCGGTCCTCGTCGGCGACACGTGCGGCTACCTCATCGGACGACGCCGAACCGGACACCCGGCCGCAGGTGACGTGCGGCGCGGGTTCGTCCAGCGTCGTCTGGACGGGGCTCTGACCCGCGCATCCGCGCTCCTGGGCCGGCACGGTGGCCGAGCGGTGTTCGTCGCCCGGTGGGTCGTGGGCGCGCGCACGCTCGTGCCCCGCCTGGCCGGAGCGGCCGGGATGACACCGGGCAGCTTCGCCAGGTACAGCGTCCCGGCCGGGCTGCTGTGGTCGGGCGCCTACGTCGGCGGCGGATTCCTGGCCGGCAGCTCCTACCAGCAGGTGTCCGCGGTCGCCGGACAGGCGTCGCTGGGGCTGGTCACGGTGGCTGCGGCGCTGGTCGCCGGGATCCTCGCCGGTCGCAGGCTGGGACGCCACCCGGAGCTTCCCGCCAAGCTGATCGCCCGGCTGGCCGGTGCGCGCCCGTGGACCGGCGCCTCGACCGCCCTCCTGGTCGTGGTGCTGACGCTGGTCGGCGGCATGCTCACCGCGCTGGTGGCGGTGGCGGTCCGGGCCGGCGGCGTCCCGCGGCTCGACCAACCGGTAGCCGACGCGTTGGCGACGCACTCCGACAACGCGCTCGCCCTCGCCGCGGAGATACTGCTGCTCTCGACGCCGTCCTACGCCGTGGTCGCGGCCGCCGCCGTCGTCGTACTGCTGCGACCGGTGCGGTCCCGCCGGCAGCAGGGGCCGATCGGGCTCCTCGCGTCCGGCGGTGCGGTGGTGCCACTGGTCATCCTTGGCATCGTGCTGAACGCCGCGGAGGGCATCGCCCGCACCGATCACCTGTTCGCGGTCCAGCACGCGATCTCCACCACCGCGGTTGTTCTCGCGACCTGGACGGTGGCGCGGAAGCGTCGCAGCCGGCTCGCCAAGGGTTCGGCCTGGACGTTCGGCATCACGGTTCTCGTCCTGCTGGCCGGAGACCGGGTCTACGTCGGATGGGGCACGGTCAGCAGCACCACGGCGGCGATGCTGATCGGGCTGATCTGGGCCGGAGTGTTCGTCGCCGCGTGGGCGGCTGCCCCGACGCACAGCGCGGGGGCGGCAGGCTCAGGCAGCGGCACTCCGCGGACGCGCGAACAGACGGCGTCGGAGCACCGCGACCGGGCTCCCGCGATGCACCAGGCTGTTGTGCAGGTCGGTCAGCGCTTGGACCTCGGCGCGGTTCTCACTCGACGCTCCGGGCCGGGCGCAAGCTCCACAGTGCAGCTCGAACATGGTAGTGACCTCCTGGCCCTTCTTCCGAAACCGGCCTCGGGGCGATCTGGCCGGCTCAACCTCCGCGCCGGATGA
- a CDS encoding response regulator: protein MDEPKRVLIVDDHPVVRRGLKVMLEGEAWVSEVAEAASVEEAVREAITCQSDVIAMDVVLPDGDGVDATRRILEACPDAAVLMLTMADDDDIVAKALNAGARGFLLKDTDPDMVIDALRTVASGGVVLGPRVGPTVLTALRRAPAVLPPPFDQLTTRELDIVNRLACGDTNAQIARHLNVSEKTIRNQMSAVFNKLNVSDRVQAALLARDAGIVR, encoded by the coding sequence GTGGACGAGCCGAAGCGGGTCCTCATCGTCGACGATCACCCCGTGGTCCGTCGTGGCCTGAAGGTGATGCTGGAGGGCGAGGCCTGGGTGAGCGAGGTCGCCGAGGCGGCCAGCGTCGAGGAGGCCGTTCGCGAGGCGATCACCTGCCAGTCCGACGTCATCGCGATGGACGTCGTCCTGCCGGACGGGGACGGCGTCGACGCCACCCGCCGGATCCTGGAGGCGTGCCCGGACGCCGCGGTGCTGATGCTCACGATGGCCGACGACGACGACATCGTGGCGAAGGCGCTGAACGCGGGCGCCCGGGGCTTCCTCCTCAAGGACACCGACCCCGACATGGTGATCGACGCCTTGCGAACGGTCGCCAGCGGCGGCGTCGTGCTCGGACCCCGGGTCGGGCCGACCGTGCTCACCGCACTGCGCCGCGCCCCGGCGGTGTTGCCGCCGCCGTTCGACCAGCTCACGACCCGCGAGCTCGACATCGTCAACCGGCTGGCCTGCGGCGACACCAACGCGCAGATCGCCCGCCACCTCAACGTCAGCGAGAAGACGATCCGCAACCAGATGTCGGCCGTCTTCAACAAGCTGAACGTCAGCGATCGGGTGCAGGCGGCGTTATTGGCACGGGATGCCGGAATCGTCCGCTGA
- a CDS encoding sensor histidine kinase, whose product MTTQETARGRDGVREAVVRSAARGLSGTEQLAGGFGTAVMALVLLLATLGTAVLSLVGVGLLLVPTVARGIRALANRERGRLARYGVELPELGSPPGGVRGALADLSLRRELGWTASHATLGFLLGFLGVMLPLAAFRDLTFVLWWWVGPSWQSATSIGVGSVHSTAEALWVSLLGVGWLAVIVGVSPNMARLQSWPARKLLVPDPSVDLSLRVAELTATRAAALDAHALELRRIERSLHDGSQNRLVAVTVLLGAARRAMDRNPADAVELLDRAQDAAETALAELRAVARSILPPVLSDRGLAGALTGLASNCGVPCDVEIDLPGRCAASVEATAYFVVAEALTNVAKHSGAHRATVTTALRSGRLHVEVTDDGYGGADTVKGSGLDGVRRRVEAHDGTFRLDSPPEGPTILAVELPCGS is encoded by the coding sequence ATGACCACCCAGGAGACCGCACGCGGGCGCGACGGCGTCCGCGAGGCCGTCGTCCGATCGGCCGCCCGTGGTCTGTCCGGCACCGAGCAGCTGGCCGGCGGGTTCGGGACCGCGGTGATGGCGCTGGTCCTGCTCCTGGCCACGCTCGGGACCGCGGTGCTCAGCCTGGTCGGCGTCGGCCTGCTCCTGGTCCCGACCGTGGCCAGGGGGATCCGCGCGCTGGCGAACCGGGAACGCGGCAGGCTGGCCCGCTACGGCGTCGAGCTGCCGGAGCTCGGCTCGCCGCCGGGCGGCGTCCGCGGAGCACTCGCCGACCTGTCGTTGCGCCGCGAGCTGGGCTGGACCGCGAGCCACGCCACGCTGGGTTTCCTGCTCGGTTTCCTCGGGGTGATGTTGCCGCTGGCCGCGTTCCGCGACCTCACGTTCGTGCTCTGGTGGTGGGTCGGACCGTCGTGGCAGAGCGCCACCTCGATCGGGGTCGGATCCGTCCACAGCACGGCGGAGGCGCTGTGGGTGTCGCTGCTCGGCGTCGGCTGGCTCGCGGTCATCGTCGGCGTCTCTCCGAACATGGCTCGGCTCCAGTCCTGGCCGGCGCGGAAGCTCCTCGTCCCGGATCCGAGCGTCGACCTCTCGCTGCGGGTCGCCGAGCTGACCGCGACGCGAGCCGCCGCGCTCGACGCCCACGCGCTCGAGCTGCGGCGGATCGAACGGTCGCTGCACGACGGCAGCCAGAACCGTCTGGTCGCGGTCACGGTGCTGCTCGGAGCGGCCCGCCGGGCCATGGACCGGAATCCGGCGGACGCGGTGGAGCTGCTCGACCGGGCGCAGGACGCCGCCGAGACGGCGCTCGCCGAGTTGCGGGCGGTGGCGCGGAGCATCCTGCCGCCGGTCCTGTCCGACCGTGGGCTGGCCGGGGCGCTGACCGGCCTGGCGAGCAACTGTGGTGTCCCGTGTGACGTCGAGATCGACCTGCCGGGAAGGTGCGCGGCGTCCGTCGAGGCCACGGCGTACTTCGTCGTCGCCGAGGCACTGACGAACGTGGCGAAGCACAGCGGAGCGCACCGGGCCACCGTGACCACCGCACTCCGCAGTGGGCGCCTGCACGTCGAGGTCACCGACGACGGCTACGGCGGCGCCGACACCGTCAAGGGATCCGGGCTGGACGGCGTCCGCCGCCGAGTCGAGGCCCACGACGGCACCTTCCGCCTCGACAGCCCGCCGGAAGGCCCTACGATCCTCGCCGTGGAGCTGCCGTGCGGATCGTGA
- a CDS encoding C40 family peptidase, with protein MPRSVVSSVRPGRLSAREFGDPTFGRRCAAAAAGLLTVGLLVGSAGVARADPPSPAADRPTTSADSTGATTKKPRTVAERVKQEQIAAEAVAERLEEAKASLATARDDRGRAETRSTIAAQRVLVAREAVADWARDSYIEEAEQPSGFPADPRRRMFGHPNPQTDSAEALLATAEAEERAAASDLAVATALAEAAQSTVDRLGDDLSRRAETIRRLRAGRETVLAAAQSDQEAVDAARSSEYIRDAKGVAGDAALRAIEFALAQRGKPYVWGAEGPDTYDCSGLVQTAFAAAGVSLPRTARPQYRATQIVDTTALLPGDLLFFATNKSNWDTIHHVAIYLGNGKMLHAPTTGDVVRVAPVWWEEFYAATRVVPGRTTPKATPKPSPAPAPEKPAPTKPAPSKPVPSKPVPSPTKPSPSPIQPSPSPSRPGSPSPSESPSGTSSGTPTPSGTPGPSTSPSGSGSPSPSGSSSGSPPTKPDSPSPSCPASPSPTPSGSASPTPTPTPSTSVSPTPCP; from the coding sequence TTGCCTCGATCTGTCGTGTCGTCGGTACGGCCCGGGCGGTTATCGGCCCGGGAGTTCGGTGACCCGACATTCGGACGACGCTGTGCCGCGGCTGCCGCCGGGCTGCTGACCGTGGGGTTACTCGTGGGGTCGGCGGGGGTCGCGCGGGCCGATCCGCCGAGCCCGGCTGCCGATCGGCCCACGACGTCGGCGGATTCCACCGGGGCAACCACCAAGAAGCCGCGCACCGTCGCCGAGCGGGTGAAGCAGGAGCAGATCGCCGCCGAGGCCGTCGCGGAGCGGTTGGAGGAGGCGAAGGCGTCGCTGGCCACCGCCCGCGACGACCGGGGCCGGGCCGAGACGCGCAGCACGATCGCGGCGCAGCGCGTCCTGGTGGCGCGCGAGGCGGTTGCCGACTGGGCCCGCGACTCCTACATCGAGGAGGCCGAGCAGCCGTCCGGGTTCCCCGCCGATCCGCGTCGACGCATGTTCGGCCACCCGAACCCGCAGACCGACTCCGCCGAGGCGCTCCTGGCCACGGCGGAAGCGGAGGAGCGAGCCGCCGCGAGCGATCTGGCCGTGGCGACCGCGCTGGCCGAGGCCGCACAGTCCACCGTCGACCGGCTCGGCGACGACCTGTCCCGGCGCGCGGAGACGATCCGCCGGCTCCGCGCCGGGCGGGAGACCGTGCTGGCCGCCGCGCAGTCGGATCAGGAGGCGGTGGACGCCGCGCGTTCGTCGGAGTACATCCGCGACGCGAAGGGCGTCGCCGGTGACGCGGCGCTGAGGGCGATCGAGTTCGCGCTCGCCCAGCGCGGCAAGCCGTACGTGTGGGGCGCCGAAGGGCCGGACACGTACGACTGCTCCGGGCTGGTGCAGACCGCTTTCGCGGCGGCCGGGGTGTCGTTGCCGCGGACCGCGCGTCCGCAGTACCGGGCGACGCAGATCGTCGATACGACCGCGCTGCTCCCCGGCGACCTGCTGTTCTTCGCGACAAACAAGTCGAACTGGGACACGATCCACCACGTGGCGATCTACCTCGGCAACGGCAAGATGCTGCACGCGCCGACGACCGGGGACGTCGTCCGGGTGGCGCCGGTGTGGTGGGAGGAGTTCTACGCGGCGACCCGGGTGGTGCCCGGCCGAACCACGCCGAAGGCGACCCCGAAGCCCTCGCCGGCCCCGGCACCGGAGAAGCCCGCGCCGACGAAGCCCGCGCCGTCGAAGCCCGTACCGTCGAAGCCTGTGCCGTCGCCGACGAAGCCCAGCCCGTCGCCGATCCAGCCCAGCCCGTCGCCGTCGCGCCCGGGGTCGCCGTCGCCGAGCGAAAGCCCGAGCGGCACTTCCAGCGGAACGCCGACGCCAAGCGGAACCCCCGGGCCGAGCACGTCGCCGAGCGGCTCCGGCTCCCCGTCGCCGAGCGGCAGCAGCAGCGGCTCACCGCCCACCAAGCCCGACAGTCCGAGCCCGTCGTGCCCGGCGAGCCCGTCGCCCACTCCGTCGGGATCGGCCTCCCCGACCCCCACACCGACCCCGAGTACCTCGGTGAGCCCCACTCCCTGCCCCTAG